A genomic window from Solanum dulcamara chromosome 11, daSolDulc1.2, whole genome shotgun sequence includes:
- the LOC129872004 gene encoding folate transporter 1, chloroplastic-like isoform X3 yields MKKMTALLSADWEWENATAGAAAGLATVTFSHPLDVVRTRFQVYDGRISNVPAYRNTPHALFAIARSEGLRGLYAGFYPAVLGSTISWGLYFFFYSKAKQRYLRNREELSPGLHLASAAEAGALVCFCTNPIWLVKTRLQLQTPNQIRPYTGFHDALRTIIKEEGWRALYKGLMPSLFLITHGAIQFTAYEEFRKVMVSSKAQENENPLATAADLLVVRSRLQQRPSTTGVPRYMDSWHVVKETARFEGVRGFYRGITANVLKNAPAASITFIVYENVLNLLKMSRREY; encoded by the exons ATGAAAAAGATGACAGCTTTGCTGTCGGCAGACTGGGAATGGGAAAATGCCACCGCCGGTGCCGCTGCGGGCCTCGCCACTGTCACATTCTCTCATCCCCTTGATGTTGTTCGTACCAGGTTCCAGG TTTACGATGGAAGAATCTCCAACGTCCCAGCCTATCGGAACACTCCGCACGCTTTGTTTGCCATTGCTCGAAGTGAG GGTCTTAGAGGACTTTATGCTGGCTTTTACCCTGCTGTTCTTGGGTCAACTATTTCATGGggtttatattttttctt CTATAGCAAGGCTAAGCAAAGGTATCTAAGAAACAGAGAGGAGCTGAGTCCTGGCCTTCACCTTGCTTCAGCTGCAGAAGCAGGAGCGCTG GTCTGCTTTTGCACCAACCCTATTTGGCTTGTGAAAACAAGATTGCAACTTCAGACTCCTAATCAGATTCGTCCATACACCGGATTTCATG ATGCTTTAAGAACCATAATCAAAGAAGAAGGATGGAGGGCACTTTACAAGGGGCTTATGCCAAGCCTGTTTCTG ATTACACATGGTGCTATTCAGTTCACGGCATATGAGGAATTTCGCAAAGTCATGGTTAGCTCGAAAGCTCAGGAGAATGAAAACCCTCTTGCCACAGCTGCTGACTTGTTG GTTGTGCGATCCCGATTGCAG CAACGACCAAGTACAACTGGAGTTCCGAGATACATGGATAGTTGGCATGTTGTGAAGGAAACTGCAAG GTTTGAGGGCGTACGAGGCTTCTACAGAGGTATCACAGCAAACGTGCTGAAAAATGCCCCTGCAGCTTCGATTACCTTCATTGTCTATGAGAATGTCCTAAACCTGCTAAAAATGTCTAGGAGAGAGTATTAG
- the LOC129872004 gene encoding folate transporter 1, chloroplastic-like isoform X2: MKKMTALLSADWEWENATAGAAAGLATVTFSHPLDVVRTRFQVYDGRISNVPAYRNTPHALFAIARSEGLRGLYAGFYPAVLGSTISWGLYFFFYSKAKQRYLRNREELSPGLHLASAAEAGALVCFCTNPIWLVKTRLQLQTPNQIRPYTGFHDALRTIIKEEGWRALYKGLMPSLFLITHGAIQFTAYEEFRKVMVSSKAQENENPLATAADLLDSVNYATLGASSKLVAILTTYPFQVVRSRLQQRPSTTGVPRYMDSWHVVKETARFEGVRGFYRGITANVLKNAPAASITFIVYENVLNLLKMSRREY; the protein is encoded by the exons ATGAAAAAGATGACAGCTTTGCTGTCGGCAGACTGGGAATGGGAAAATGCCACCGCCGGTGCCGCTGCGGGCCTCGCCACTGTCACATTCTCTCATCCCCTTGATGTTGTTCGTACCAGGTTCCAGG TTTACGATGGAAGAATCTCCAACGTCCCAGCCTATCGGAACACTCCGCACGCTTTGTTTGCCATTGCTCGAAGTGAG GGTCTTAGAGGACTTTATGCTGGCTTTTACCCTGCTGTTCTTGGGTCAACTATTTCATGGggtttatattttttctt CTATAGCAAGGCTAAGCAAAGGTATCTAAGAAACAGAGAGGAGCTGAGTCCTGGCCTTCACCTTGCTTCAGCTGCAGAAGCAGGAGCGCTG GTCTGCTTTTGCACCAACCCTATTTGGCTTGTGAAAACAAGATTGCAACTTCAGACTCCTAATCAGATTCGTCCATACACCGGATTTCATG ATGCTTTAAGAACCATAATCAAAGAAGAAGGATGGAGGGCACTTTACAAGGGGCTTATGCCAAGCCTGTTTCTG ATTACACATGGTGCTATTCAGTTCACGGCATATGAGGAATTTCGCAAAGTCATGGTTAGCTCGAAAGCTCAGGAGAATGAAAACCCTCTTGCCACAGCTGCTGACTTGTTG GATTCAGTTAACTATGCAACACTAGGAGCTTCTTCTAAGTTGGTAGCCATTCTTACAACATACCCATTTCAG GTTGTGCGATCCCGATTGCAG CAACGACCAAGTACAACTGGAGTTCCGAGATACATGGATAGTTGGCATGTTGTGAAGGAAACTGCAAG GTTTGAGGGCGTACGAGGCTTCTACAGAGGTATCACAGCAAACGTGCTGAAAAATGCCCCTGCAGCTTCGATTACCTTCATTGTCTATGAGAATGTCCTAAACCTGCTAAAAATGTCTAGGAGAGAGTATTAG
- the LOC129872004 gene encoding folate transporter 1, chloroplastic-like isoform X4, whose protein sequence is MPPPVPLRASPLSHSLIPLMLFVPGSRFTMEESPTSQPIGTLRTLCLPLLEVSYSKAKQRYLRNREELSPGLHLASAAEAGALVCFCTNPIWLVKTRLQLQTPNQIRPYTGFHDALRTIIKEEGWRALYKGLMPSLFLITHGAIQFTAYEEFRKVMVSSKAQENENPLATAADLLDSVNYATLGASSKLVAILTTYPFQVVRSRLQQRPSTTGVPRYMDSWHVVKETARFEGVRGFYRGITANVLKNAPAASITFIVYENVLNLLKMSRREY, encoded by the exons ATGCCACCGCCGGTGCCGCTGCGGGCCTCGCCACTGTCACATTCTCTCATCCCCTTGATGTTGTTCGTACCAGGTTCCAGG TTTACGATGGAAGAATCTCCAACGTCCCAGCCTATCGGAACACTCCGCACGCTTTGTTTGCCATTGCTCGAAGTGAG CTATAGCAAGGCTAAGCAAAGGTATCTAAGAAACAGAGAGGAGCTGAGTCCTGGCCTTCACCTTGCTTCAGCTGCAGAAGCAGGAGCGCTG GTCTGCTTTTGCACCAACCCTATTTGGCTTGTGAAAACAAGATTGCAACTTCAGACTCCTAATCAGATTCGTCCATACACCGGATTTCATG ATGCTTTAAGAACCATAATCAAAGAAGAAGGATGGAGGGCACTTTACAAGGGGCTTATGCCAAGCCTGTTTCTG ATTACACATGGTGCTATTCAGTTCACGGCATATGAGGAATTTCGCAAAGTCATGGTTAGCTCGAAAGCTCAGGAGAATGAAAACCCTCTTGCCACAGCTGCTGACTTGTTG GATTCAGTTAACTATGCAACACTAGGAGCTTCTTCTAAGTTGGTAGCCATTCTTACAACATACCCATTTCAG GTTGTGCGATCCCGATTGCAG CAACGACCAAGTACAACTGGAGTTCCGAGATACATGGATAGTTGGCATGTTGTGAAGGAAACTGCAAG GTTTGAGGGCGTACGAGGCTTCTACAGAGGTATCACAGCAAACGTGCTGAAAAATGCCCCTGCAGCTTCGATTACCTTCATTGTCTATGAGAATGTCCTAAACCTGCTAAAAATGTCTAGGAGAGAGTATTAG
- the LOC129874617 gene encoding uncharacterized protein LOC129874617 has protein sequence MRFFDRFVSHSLSRRSRTISTCQTPYLHSYCTRIPQSKIDFSKKNHFYSFTKPLISSNFTTSAQESKPGPSERVSAIVDEISGLTLLEVSDLGEVLRKKMGIEEMPIMAMMMPGMGFSAGGMKGKGAGTAGKTEEKAEKTVFDLKLEGGFDAGAKIKIIKEVRSFTDLGLKEAKDLVEKAPASLKKGVTKDEAEKIIEKMKAVGAKVTME, from the coding sequence ATGAGGTTCTTCGATCGATTTGTCTCTCATTCTCTGTCTCGTCGTTCCAGAACTATTTCCACATGTCAAACACCTTATCTGCATTCCTACTGTACACGGATTCCACAGTCCAAGATAGATTTCTCCAAAAAAAACCATTTCTACAGCTTTACTAAACCGTTAATCAGTTCAAATTTCACAACTTCAGCTCAGGAATCAAAGCCAGGCCCATCAGAGAGAGTATCTGCTATAGTCGATGAGATTTCGGGTCTAACGTTGCTGGAAGTATCGGATTTGGGGGAGGTTCTGAGGAAGAAAATGGGTATTGAAGAGATGCCTATAATGGCAATGATGATGCCCGGAATGGGATTTAGTGCTGGAGGGATGAAGGGAAAGGGAGCAGGAACTGCGGGAAAGACGGAGGAGAAGGCGGAGAAGACTGTGTTTGATTTGAAGCTTGAAGGGGGATTTGATGCCGGGGCAAAGATCAAAATTATCAAGGAAGTGAGATCTTTTACTGATTTGGGACTCAAGGAGGCTAAGGATTTGGTGGAAAAGGCTCCAGCTAGTTTGAAGAAAGGGGTTACAAAAGATGAGGCTGAGAAAATTATTGAGAAGATGAAAGCGGTTGGAGCCAAAGTCACTATGGAGTGA